In a single window of the Bactrocera dorsalis isolate Fly_Bdor chromosome 2, ASM2337382v1, whole genome shotgun sequence genome:
- the LOC105227046 gene encoding DNA replication complex GINS protein SLD5, translating into MSEGDIIPPLSDTEQNEDFDDEVDEEELITAQKVLEIVETAWKNELCAPEILQHQTDMLELMLGQVAHMEENMKDLDKNDFRFIVHQMELERIRYVMASYLRCRLQKIETYTRHILNEEETREVAEKRLSPEEFKYAQEFAENVEQYFQQVALQYMPNMQRAEAEQRIVRPNLMSHVFIKANVDVPSVVVGVDDEEVDLTAGSQHIIPYQLVSDLIYKNQAQLI; encoded by the exons ATGTCTGAAGGCGATATTATTCCACCGCTAAGCGATACAGAGCAAAATGAAGATTTTGATGACGAGGTTGACGAGGAGGAATTGATTACAGCTCAGAAG gtGTTAGAAATTGTTGAAACGGCTTGGAAAAATGAATTATGTGCACCAGAAATTCTTCAACATCAAACCGACATGTTGGAGCTGATGCTTGGACAGGTAGCACACATGGAGGAGAATATGAAGGATTTGGATAAAAATGATTTCCGATTCATCGTACATCAAATGGAGTTGGAACGTATTCGATATGTCATGGCGAGTTATTTACGATGCCGCttacaaaaaattgaaaccTACACTAGACATATTCTTAATGAAGAGGAAACTAGAGAAGTAGCTGAAAAAAGGCTTTCACCGGAAGAGTTTAAGTATGCGCAAGAATTCGCTGAAAACGTCGAACAGTACTTTCAGCAAGTGGCGTTGCAGTATATGCCTAATATGCAGCGTGCGGAAGCTGAACAACGCATAGTGCGACCGAATCTAATGAGTCACGTATTCATTAAAGCTAATGTGGATG ttccATCTGTTGTCGTTGGCGTTGATGATGAGGAGGTCGATTTGACTGCTGGTTCGCAACACATAATACCTTATCAACTAGTGTCcgatttaatatacaaaaatcaaGCCCAACtaatataa
- the LOC105227045 gene encoding cilium assembly protein DZIP1L, translating to MAINFNYNYPQVAREAGFKLRQYKDGPIDWRILGSIEIERLLQDQRIEQVDSLLAHLSEAPLATILDTNILDSGIAKYFVVSQFAIQYLLFCRKFLDETIRELREAHAESQMDVAKLRKSLTEANNEILQLHKKITQIEAIHEVVYPCHLCTKSFISNDALNIHISRRHGMRTTNNVADMGRTTYSNDAGISERHAETSAGTREREHNDLQLINAIKLELEIKQLKERLNNAERDIRERNLTTSNSSRRGTPREPTKTVKSIAIQSELLEIKEQDDGADATLNSASTDSSEMRERKAQLNKLQTKIQEFEAWRQMQQTNNEESIAEINRKLGEIVHTLEETKIAPTVTPVTTTVEAKVEEECIDAATLSRHGSPSVEDLERLLTQKVVEIGQKSAEKLEEFVHNMEANYKEKLDELEREIKKRNAAELNVVSEKKACNDAIQETKDAETKPSTRAASIAETNVPPHDITYTAFNPTDSDSSLSVEPKPEAAKRMPRIRRSINVVSEVVAPDKAKHTNETYLIMNEEVKQVATAVKPKPRVRKIRSVEATLPDKKHIQGEELYSLSAESNRTFVKPENADLVLDDKVENDSTDIAESLSSESEDSSSKTELTPPTQKPANVKEKKKVEAAKNPKEPPKPKLFTRNDAQRMVNKRLIAAGLEPKAPAISTAVMKRMNSELVEKRQQLKQKYPNFYVTRNKIKKLVDKLCSTKLPAPVKDMLMHTKPIRPQTTNNVGRQKRDDVQVATEVESFETLELTSTPIQTTQTVREKDEFKQRLERILASPMRQPIDDDMNIIDQQVATAQIHATPPVPLTRKRVMFNTLSPNT from the exons ATGGCAATCAATTTCAACTACAATTATCCACAAGTCGCGCGTGAAGCCGGTTTTAAGCTGCGGCAATACAAAGATGGGCCCATCGACTGGCGTATCTTAG GATCCATCGAAATTGAGCGTCTACTGCAGGATCAACGAATCGAGCAGGTGGACTCATTGCTGGCGCATCTCTCCGAAGCGCCTTTGGCCACAATCTTGGATACAAATATCTTAGATAGTGGCATAGCCAAGTATTTCGTAGTCTCGCAGTTCGCCATACAATACTTGCTCTTCTGTCGCAAGTTTCTCGATGAAACTATACGTGAGTTGCGCGAGGCGCACGCCGAATCGCAAATGGATGTTGCCAAATTGCGAAAATCCCTAACCGAAGCGAATAATGAGATCTTGCAGCTACACAAGAAGATCACACAAATCGAGGCTATACACGAGGTGGTATATCCATGTCATCTCTGCACTAAGAGCTTCATCAGCAACGACGCGCTGAATATACACATCAGTCGTCGTCATGGCATGCGGACCACAAACAATGTAGCAGATATGGGAAGAACTACTTACAGTAACGATGCTGGAATCTCTGAACGGCATGCCGAGACTTCTGCCGGCACCAGAGAGCGCGAGCACAATGATTTACAGTTGATTAACGCCATCAAATTGGAGCTGGAAATTAAGCAGCTTAAAGAGCGCCTTAACAATGCGGAACGCGATATACGTGAACGCAATTTGACAACGTCAAACAGCAGCAGGCGCGGTACACCACGTGAACCAACGAAAACTGTTAAAAGCATCGCTATACAGAGTGAGTTGCTAGAGATTAAAGAACAAGACGACGGCGCAGATGCGACCTTAAATAGCGCCAGCACCGACAGCAGCGAGATGAGGGAACGCAAAGCACAGTTGAATAAATTGCAGACGAAAATACAGGAATTTGAGGCGTGGCGCCAAATGCAGCAAACAAATAATGAGGAATCCATTGCTGAAATTAATCGGAAGCTTGGCGAAATCGTGCACACATTGGAAGAGACGAAAATCGCACCGACTGTGACACCAGTGACTACGACTGTCGAAGCAAAAGTGGAGGAGGAATGCATAGATGCAGCCACCTTGTCGAGACATGGTTCCCCCTCGGTGGAAGATCTCGAGCGCTTGTTAACGCAGAAAGTGGTTGAAATTGGGCAAAAAAGCGCTGAAAAGCTGGAAGAGTTCGTGCACAACATGGAAGCCAACTACAAGGAGAAACTGGACGAACTTGAACGCGAAATAAAGAAGCGCAACGCTGCTGAACTTAATGTAGTCAGCGAAAAGAAAGCTTGCAATGATGCAATACAGGAAACGAAAGATGCAGAAACCAAACCTAGCACACGCGCTGCTTCCATTGCTGAAACGAATGTACCGCCACACGATATAACATATACAGCATTTAATCCCACAGATAGTGATTCTAGTCTAAGTGTTGAACCGAAGCCCGAAGCAGCGAAGCGTATGCCACGCATCAGACGAAGCATAAATGTGGTTTCGGAAGTCGTTGCACCAGACAAGGCTAAGCACACTAATGAAACGTATTTAATAATGAATGAAGAGGTTAAGCAGGTGGCGACAGCAGTGAAGCCAAAACCAAGAGTGCGCAAAATCAGAAGTGTTGAAGCAACACTGCCGGATAAGAAGCATATACAAGGCGAAGAATTGTATTCGCTAAGCGCGGAGAGCAATAGAACGTTTGTAAAGCCAGAGAATGCGGATTTGGTATTAGATGATAAAG TCGAAAACGACAGCACAGACATCGCGGAGAGCTTGAGTAGTGAGAGTGAAGATAGCAGCAGTAAAACGGAACTAACTCCACCTACTCAGAAACCGGCAAATgtcaaagaaaagaaaaaagtagagGCTGCGAAAAACCCTAA AGAACCGCCAAAACCGAAACTCTTCACACGCAACGATGCTCAGAGAATGGTAAATAAACGCTTAATTGCGGCCGGCTTGGAACCAAAAGCGCCTGCCATATCCACAGCAGTCATGAAGCGCATGAACTCGGAACTGGTTGAAAAACGACAACAATTAAAGCAG AAATATCCAAACTTTTATGTAACGCGTAACAAAATCAAGAAGCTGGTAGATAAGCTGTGCTCAACAAAACTACCCGCGCCCGTTAAAGATATGTTGATGCACACCAAACCAATTAGGCCCCAAACGACTAACAATGTAGGGCGACAGAAGCGCGACGACGTACAAGTTGCGACGGAAGTAGAAAGCTTCGAAACACTTGAGCTGACGTCCACACCTATCCAAACTACACAGACTGTGCGAGAAAAAGACGAATTCAAACAACGTTTAGAACGTATACTCGCCTCTCCAATGCGACAGCCGATTGACGACGATATGAATATCATTGATCAACAGGTGGCCACTGCACAAATACATGCTACTCCACCTGTACCATTAACGCGCAAACGTGTTATGTTTAATACACTTAGCCCAAACACTTAG